One window of Phoenix dactylifera cultivar Barhee BC4 chromosome 5, palm_55x_up_171113_PBpolish2nd_filt_p, whole genome shotgun sequence genomic DNA carries:
- the LOC103712194 gene encoding probable lipase MIL1 isoform X2 produces the protein MPIGHGRSGRGLRSSSMMAISTLSPTQKYAAGALLALALRQAQIQQTQPLDDDDDPDAGTRDRCSSASASSSTSSSEGGGDDSSLWTHESRGLLRPVFRFLDIDPKAWPGLEETAASSIIKHHVGAYLRIIFEEDDENSSERFEKELALAKAVDAMVMSLEAALTSAEESKEKDHKHGHDSHKRSNSGTSYCKNFGATIEPFDTSETKNSKASFIAEDSLIQFENVHDDKEMLEDNSVKYQRKVAVLYELLSACVADTPQDNKKTSRFRKGYDARHRVALRFLATWLDVKWIKMVAMEIMVACSAMAAAKAEEQSQGSGSEKSKWARWKRGGIIGAAALTGGALLAVTGGLAAPAIAAGFSALAPTLGTLVPVIGASGFAAIASAAGSVAGSVAVAASFGAAGAGLSGSKMARRIGSVEEFEFKPIGDNHNQGRLAVGILVSGFAFEKEDFIKPWEGLEDNLERYVLQWESKYIIAVSTAIQDWITSRVTTELMKQGAMMTVLSTLVSALAWPAVLLAATDFIDSKWTMAIDSINHLVGVELSNMMWRHRSKLKGDL, from the exons ATGCCCATAGGCCACGGCCGGAGCGGGCGCGGCCTGAGATCATCGAGCATGATGGCGATCTCGACGCTGAGCCCGACCCAGAAGTACGCGGCGGGGGCGCTGCTGGCCCTGGCCCTCCGCCAGGCTCAGATCCAGCAGACCCAACCcctcgacgacgacgacgaccccGACGCCGGAACGCGGGACCGGTGCAGCAGCGCCAGCGCAAGCAGCAGCACCAGCAGCAGCGAAGGCGGCGGCGACGACTCCTCCCTCTGGACCCACGAGTCCCGCGGCCTTCTTCGCCCCGTCTTCAG gTTCTTGGATATTGATCCCAAAGCCTGGCCGGGGCTGGAGGAAACCGCTGCGTCATCAATAATCAAGCATCATGTGGGGGCT TATCTAAGAATAATctttgaagaagatgatgaaaaTTCTTCAGAAAGATTTGAAAAAGAACTTGCTTTGGCAAAAGCTGTTGATGCTATGGTAATGAGCTTGGAAGCTGCTTTAACCTCAGCTGAGGAGAGTAAAGAGAAAGATCATAAGCATGGACATGATAGTCACAAGAGAAGTAATTCTGGTACATCATACTGTAAAAATTTTGGTGCAACAATAGAACCTTTTGATACTTCAGAAACGAAAAACTCCAAGGCATCATTCATAGCAGAGGATTCACTGATTCAGTTTGAGAATGTGCACGATGACAAAGAAATGCTAGAAGACAATTCGGTTAAATATCAGCGGAAAGTTGCGGTCTTGTATGAACTTCTTTCTGCTTGTGTGGCTGATACACCTCAAGACAACAAGAAAACTTCTCGATTTAGGAAGGGCTATGATGCTCGGCATCGTGTTGCTCTACGGTTCTTGGCAACATGGCTTGACGTCAAGTGGATCAAAATG GTAGCTATGGAGATAATGGTTGCTTGCTCTGCAATGGCTGCAGCAAAAGCTGAAGAGCAATCACAAGGAAGTGGATCAGAGAAAAGCAAATGGGCTAGATGGAAGCGAGGTGGTATCATTGGTGCAGCTGCATTGACTGGAGGAGCCTTGTTAGCAGTTACaggag GTTTAGCTGCTCCAGCAATTGCTGCAGGCTTTAGTGCTTTGGCTCCCACATTAGGGACACTGGTCCCTGTTATTGGAGCAAGCGGATTTGCTGCAATAGCTAGTGCTGCAGGATCAGTTGCTGGTTCTGTAGCCGTCGCTGCATCATTTGGAG CTGCTGGAGCTGGGCTGTCAGGGAGCAAAATGGCTAGAAGAATAGGAAGCGTTgaagaatttgaattcaaacctATTGGAGATAACCATAACCAGGGC CGCCTAGCAGTAGGTATCTTGGTTTCTGGTTTTGCTTTTGAGAAGGAAGATTTTATAAAGCCTTGGGAAGGATTGGAAGATAACTTGGAGAG GTATGTTCTTCAGTGGGAGTCAAAGTATATAATTGCAGTGAGCACTGCAATACAGGACTGGATCACATCAA GAGTTACAACGGAATTGATGAAGCAAGGTGCCATGATGACTGTGTTAAGCACGCTTGTTTCTGCATTAGCATGGCCAGCTGTACTACTTGCTGCTACAGATTTCATAGATAGCAAATGGACAATGGCTATTGATAG TATTAATCACTTGGTTGGAGTTGAACTCTCCAACATGATGTGGAGACACCGATCAAAATTAAAAGGCGATTTATGA
- the LOC103712195 gene encoding uncharacterized protein LOC103712195 isoform X2 has translation MKEVSSDGGRDPRQSPSQDSTSKAKSCKGCLYYSSVLRSEARNPLCVGITRTLQQVPNYTVKEAEIEATKEGHSLSDFKYACVGYSVFLSNKDNSMEKGEKQAELPFCAGLEILMDRRTSTADHVPAHVHNKEGLLGMLDWWLQLWPGTLSEWPTRLKITLMTYCMTAGVPSRNLTPNVLSVFGSM, from the exons ATGAAGGAGGTTTCGTCGGATGGCGGCCGCGATCCACGCCAAAGCCCGAGCCAAGACTCGACCTCCAAGGCCAAGTCATGCAAAGGATGCCTCTACTACTCCTCGGTCCTCAGATCCGAGGCCCGCAACCCGCTTTGCGTTGGCATCACCAGGACCCTGcaacaag TACCTAACTACACTGTAAAGGAAGCTGAGATTGAAGCTACTAAAGAAGGTCATAGCCTGTCAGATTTCAAATATGCTTGTGTTGGTTACTCAGTGTTCTTGAGTAACAAAGATAATTCCATGGAGAAGGGAGAGAAGCAAGCCGAGTTGCCATTTTGTGCTGGCCTTGAG ATATTAATGGATAGAAGAACATCAACTGCTGATCATGTGCCTGCTCATGTTCACAACAAGGAAG GTTTGCTAGGAATGCTGGACTGGTGGCTTCAGCTGTGGCCAGGAACCTTGTCAGAGTGGCCAACCAGATTAAAGATAACTTTGATGACATACTGTATGACCGCAGGCGTCCCAAGTAGAAACTTGACCCCAAATGTGCTATCTGTCTTTGGAAGTATGTaa
- the LOC103712195 gene encoding uncharacterized protein LOC103712195 isoform X1 — MKEVSSDGGRDPRQSPSQDSTSKAKSCKGCLYYSSVLRSEARNPLCVGITRTLQQVPNYTVKEAEIEATKEGHSLSDFKYACVGYSVFLSNKDNSMEKGEKQAELPFCAGLEILMDRRTSTADHVPAHVHNKEDTSVQSQPQGYRLPQSSGQDFFSKFARNAGLVASAVARNLVRVANQIKDNFDDILYDRRRPK, encoded by the exons ATGAAGGAGGTTTCGTCGGATGGCGGCCGCGATCCACGCCAAAGCCCGAGCCAAGACTCGACCTCCAAGGCCAAGTCATGCAAAGGATGCCTCTACTACTCCTCGGTCCTCAGATCCGAGGCCCGCAACCCGCTTTGCGTTGGCATCACCAGGACCCTGcaacaag TACCTAACTACACTGTAAAGGAAGCTGAGATTGAAGCTACTAAAGAAGGTCATAGCCTGTCAGATTTCAAATATGCTTGTGTTGGTTACTCAGTGTTCTTGAGTAACAAAGATAATTCCATGGAGAAGGGAGAGAAGCAAGCCGAGTTGCCATTTTGTGCTGGCCTTGAG ATATTAATGGATAGAAGAACATCAACTGCTGATCATGTGCCTGCTCATGTTCACAACAAGGAAG ATACTTCTGTTCAGTCTCAGCCACAAGGTTACAGACTACCGCAGTCATCAGGGCAGGATTTCTTCAGCAA GTTTGCTAGGAATGCTGGACTGGTGGCTTCAGCTGTGGCCAGGAACCTTGTCAGAGTGGCCAACCAGATTAAAGATAACTTTGATGACATACTGTATGACCGCAGGCGTCCCAAGTAG
- the LOC103712194 gene encoding transmembrane and coiled-coil domain-containing protein 4-like isoform X1, which translates to MPIGHGRSGRGLRSSSMMAISTLSPTQKYAAGALLALALRQAQIQQTQPLDDDDDPDAGTRDRCSSASASSSTSSSEGGGDDSSLWTHESRGLLRPVFRFLDIDPKAWPGLEETAASSIIKHHVGAYLRIIFEEDDENSSERFEKELALAKAVDAMVMSLEAALTSAEESKEKDHKHGHDSHKRSNSGTSYCKNFGATIEPFDTSETKNSKASFIAEDSLIQFENVHDDKEMLEDNSVKYQRKVAVLYELLSACVADTPQDNKKTSRFRKGYDARHRVALRFLATWLDVKWIKMVAMEIMVACSAMAAAKAEEQSQGSGSEKSKWARWKRGGIIGAAALTGGALLAVTGGLAAPAIAAGFSALAPTLGTLVPVIGASGFAAIASAAGSVAGSVAVAASFGAAGAGLSGSKMARRIGSVEEFEFKPIGDNHNQGRLAVGILVSGFAFEKEDFIKPWEGLEDNLERYVLQWESKYIIAVSTAIQDWITSRVTTELMKQGAMMTVLSTLVSALAWPAVLLAATDFIDSKWTMAIDRSDKAGKLLAEVLLKGLQGNRPVTLIGFSLGARVIFKCLRQLAESGDNEGLVERVVLLGAPVSLKGEQWETARKMVAGRFVNVYSTNDWILGVTFRASLLTQGLAGIQAVDVPGIENVDVTDFIDGHSSYLSGVQQIVEQLELDTYYPVFSCIPIISR; encoded by the exons ATGCCCATAGGCCACGGCCGGAGCGGGCGCGGCCTGAGATCATCGAGCATGATGGCGATCTCGACGCTGAGCCCGACCCAGAAGTACGCGGCGGGGGCGCTGCTGGCCCTGGCCCTCCGCCAGGCTCAGATCCAGCAGACCCAACCcctcgacgacgacgacgaccccGACGCCGGAACGCGGGACCGGTGCAGCAGCGCCAGCGCAAGCAGCAGCACCAGCAGCAGCGAAGGCGGCGGCGACGACTCCTCCCTCTGGACCCACGAGTCCCGCGGCCTTCTTCGCCCCGTCTTCAG gTTCTTGGATATTGATCCCAAAGCCTGGCCGGGGCTGGAGGAAACCGCTGCGTCATCAATAATCAAGCATCATGTGGGGGCT TATCTAAGAATAATctttgaagaagatgatgaaaaTTCTTCAGAAAGATTTGAAAAAGAACTTGCTTTGGCAAAAGCTGTTGATGCTATGGTAATGAGCTTGGAAGCTGCTTTAACCTCAGCTGAGGAGAGTAAAGAGAAAGATCATAAGCATGGACATGATAGTCACAAGAGAAGTAATTCTGGTACATCATACTGTAAAAATTTTGGTGCAACAATAGAACCTTTTGATACTTCAGAAACGAAAAACTCCAAGGCATCATTCATAGCAGAGGATTCACTGATTCAGTTTGAGAATGTGCACGATGACAAAGAAATGCTAGAAGACAATTCGGTTAAATATCAGCGGAAAGTTGCGGTCTTGTATGAACTTCTTTCTGCTTGTGTGGCTGATACACCTCAAGACAACAAGAAAACTTCTCGATTTAGGAAGGGCTATGATGCTCGGCATCGTGTTGCTCTACGGTTCTTGGCAACATGGCTTGACGTCAAGTGGATCAAAATG GTAGCTATGGAGATAATGGTTGCTTGCTCTGCAATGGCTGCAGCAAAAGCTGAAGAGCAATCACAAGGAAGTGGATCAGAGAAAAGCAAATGGGCTAGATGGAAGCGAGGTGGTATCATTGGTGCAGCTGCATTGACTGGAGGAGCCTTGTTAGCAGTTACaggag GTTTAGCTGCTCCAGCAATTGCTGCAGGCTTTAGTGCTTTGGCTCCCACATTAGGGACACTGGTCCCTGTTATTGGAGCAAGCGGATTTGCTGCAATAGCTAGTGCTGCAGGATCAGTTGCTGGTTCTGTAGCCGTCGCTGCATCATTTGGAG CTGCTGGAGCTGGGCTGTCAGGGAGCAAAATGGCTAGAAGAATAGGAAGCGTTgaagaatttgaattcaaacctATTGGAGATAACCATAACCAGGGC CGCCTAGCAGTAGGTATCTTGGTTTCTGGTTTTGCTTTTGAGAAGGAAGATTTTATAAAGCCTTGGGAAGGATTGGAAGATAACTTGGAGAG GTATGTTCTTCAGTGGGAGTCAAAGTATATAATTGCAGTGAGCACTGCAATACAGGACTGGATCACATCAA GAGTTACAACGGAATTGATGAAGCAAGGTGCCATGATGACTGTGTTAAGCACGCTTGTTTCTGCATTAGCATGGCCAGCTGTACTACTTGCTGCTACAGATTTCATAGATAGCAAATGGACAATGGCTATTGATAG ATCGGATAAAGCTGGAAAGCTCCTTGCAGAAGTTCTGTTGAAGGGTTTGCAAGGAAACAG GCCTGTGACCCTTATTGGTTTTTCACTAGGAGCGCGAGTTATATTTAAGTGTTTGAGGCAATTGGCTGAATCAGGAGATAATG AGGGACTTGTAGAAAGGGTCGTTCTCCTTGGAGCACCAGTTTCACTCAAGGGGGAGCAATGGGAGACTGCCAGAAAG ATGGTTGCTGGAAGATTTGTAAATGTGTATTCCACAAATGACTGGATACTTGGAGTGACTTTTCGTGCAAG CCTGCTGACCCAGGGTTTGGCTGGAATTCAAGCTGTTGATGTTCCTGGAATTGAAAAT GTTGATGTCACGGACTTTATTGATGGTCACTCCTCATATTTGTCGGGTGTACAACAAATTGTTGAACAACTTGAACTTGATACATATTACCCTGTTTTTTCCTGCATTCCTATCATTTCCAGATGA